One segment of Stenotrophomonas sp. SAU14A_NAIMI4_8 DNA contains the following:
- a CDS encoding alpha/beta hydrolase has protein sequence MTAPSIRLHVEDTGGTGRPVILIHGWPLSAESWKAQVPVLRDAGYRVISYDRRGFGRSEKPAEGFDYDTLAADLASIIDTRDLHDVTLVGFSMGGGEVARYIANHGQDRLHSVVFAAAVPPYLLKTDDNPNGPLSQENADAMREGLQANRETFFEGFTRDFFSANGQLMVTEETRQAAIALCHQSDPRAALGCLQAFATTDFRADLDKVSVPTLVLHGDSDATVPLEGSGARTHKAIDGSELVVLKNAPHGCNTSHADDFNLALLNFLKK, from the coding sequence ATGACTGCCCCTTCCATTCGCCTGCACGTTGAAGACACCGGCGGTACCGGCCGCCCGGTCATCCTGATCCATGGCTGGCCGCTGTCAGCCGAATCCTGGAAGGCCCAGGTGCCGGTGCTGCGCGACGCCGGCTACCGGGTGATCAGTTACGACCGGCGTGGCTTCGGCCGCTCGGAGAAGCCCGCCGAAGGCTTCGACTACGACACGCTGGCCGCCGACCTTGCATCGATCATCGACACCCGCGATCTGCACGACGTCACTCTGGTCGGTTTTTCGATGGGGGGCGGCGAGGTGGCGCGCTACATCGCCAACCATGGCCAGGATCGCCTGCACAGCGTGGTGTTCGCCGCGGCGGTGCCGCCCTATCTGCTGAAGACCGACGACAACCCGAACGGTCCGCTCAGCCAGGAAAACGCCGATGCGATGCGCGAAGGGCTGCAGGCCAACCGGGAGACGTTCTTCGAGGGCTTCACCCGCGATTTCTTCAGCGCCAACGGCCAGCTGATGGTGACCGAAGAGACTCGCCAGGCCGCCATCGCCCTGTGCCACCAGTCCGACCCACGCGCGGCGCTGGGCTGCCTGCAGGCGTTCGCCACCACCGACTTCCGCGCGGACCTGGACAAGGTGAGCGTGCCCACCCTGGTACTGCACGGTGACAGCGATGCGACGGTGCCACTGGAAGGCTCGGGAGCGCGCACGCACAAGGCGATCGATGGCAGCGAGCTGGTGGTGCTGAAGAATGCACCGCACGGCTGCAATACCAGCCATGCCGATGACTTCAACCTGGCCCTGCTGAATTTCCTGAAGAAGTAG
- a CDS encoding RNA 2'-phosphotransferase, with protein sequence MDKDVSLIRASKFLSLVLRHEPQKIGLQLDAHGWADIADLLHRMAEQGHALDRADLQRLVHTNDKQRFALSEDGLRIRASQGHSIAVDLGLQPLEPPPWLYHGTVPRFLEAIATQGLRPGERQHVHLSLDRQTAQQVGSRRGAPVILSVDAGRMHAEGHRFYRSANGVWLTDHVPPKYIAG encoded by the coding sequence ATGGACAAGGACGTTTCTCTGATCCGGGCCAGCAAGTTCCTGAGCCTGGTATTGCGGCATGAGCCGCAGAAGATTGGCCTGCAGCTCGATGCGCACGGCTGGGCCGACATTGCCGATCTGCTGCATCGGATGGCCGAGCAGGGGCATGCTCTCGATCGCGCGGACCTGCAGCGGCTGGTGCACACCAACGACAAACAGCGCTTCGCGCTCAGTGAAGACGGCCTGCGCATCCGCGCCAGCCAGGGGCATTCGATTGCGGTGGACCTGGGGCTGCAGCCGCTGGAGCCGCCGCCGTGGCTGTACCACGGCACCGTGCCGCGCTTCCTGGAAGCCATCGCCACGCAGGGGCTGCGGCCGGGTGAGCGCCAGCACGTACACCTGTCGCTGGACCGACAGACCGCACAGCAGGTGGGTTCGCGCCGTGGCGCGCCGGTCATCCTGAGCGTGGATGCCGGCCGCATGCATGCAGAGGGCCATCGCTTCTACCGCTCGGCCAATGGCGTATGGCTGACCGACCACGTGCCACCCAAGTACATCGCCGGATGA
- a CDS encoding polysaccharide deacetylase family protein, whose amino-acid sequence MRSLLRAVPLLLLSLVAHAAEVDRRIAVTIDDLPWARVDEIVPADLQQRHAALMAQLHQANVPVVGFVNENKLEVDGQVQPQRVQMLRDWRDAGYELGNHTYSHMDLNAKGVAAFQQDFLRGEQTLRPLLAERGQVPQWMRHPYLRAGRTAEERAQMDVFFQQHGYRVAPVTVDNGEWVWAFAYANVMNEQADSAAREALLQRLRRGYVPYMLNKVDYYERQSQALLGYALPQVWLMHANELNAATFAELVSATQRRGYRFVSLQEALQDPAYARGAEGYNGRYGPSWLHRWAMAENKPKDFFAGEPVVPQWVKQLAKVNYE is encoded by the coding sequence ATGCGTTCGTTGCTGCGTGCCGTACCGTTGTTGCTGCTTTCGCTGGTGGCCCACGCTGCCGAGGTGGACCGCCGCATTGCGGTCACCATCGACGACCTGCCGTGGGCGCGGGTGGATGAGATCGTGCCGGCCGATCTGCAGCAGCGCCATGCTGCACTGATGGCGCAGCTTCACCAGGCCAACGTGCCGGTGGTCGGCTTCGTGAATGAGAACAAGCTGGAAGTGGATGGCCAGGTTCAGCCGCAGCGCGTGCAGATGCTGCGCGACTGGCGCGATGCCGGTTACGAACTGGGCAACCACACCTATTCGCACATGGATTTGAATGCCAAGGGCGTGGCGGCCTTCCAGCAGGATTTCCTGCGCGGCGAGCAGACGCTGCGGCCGCTGCTGGCCGAGCGCGGCCAGGTGCCGCAGTGGATGCGCCATCCCTACCTGCGCGCAGGGCGCACCGCCGAAGAGCGGGCGCAGATGGATGTGTTCTTCCAGCAGCATGGCTACCGCGTTGCGCCGGTGACCGTGGACAACGGCGAATGGGTGTGGGCGTTTGCCTATGCCAACGTGATGAACGAGCAGGCCGATTCAGCGGCGCGCGAGGCCCTGCTGCAGCGCCTGCGGCGCGGCTACGTGCCGTACATGTTGAACAAGGTGGATTATTACGAACGGCAATCGCAGGCGCTGCTGGGCTACGCGTTGCCGCAGGTGTGGCTGATGCATGCCAACGAGCTCAATGCAGCCACCTTCGCCGAGCTGGTGTCCGCCACCCAGCGGCGGGGCTATCGCTTCGTGTCGCTGCAGGAGGCGCTGCAGGACCCGGCCTACGCGCGCGGGGCCGAAGGCTACAACGGCCGCTACGGCCCCAGTTGGCTGCACCGCTGGGCCATGGCCGAGAACAAGCCCAAGGACTTCTTCGCCGGTGAACCGGTAGTGCCGCAGTGGGTGAAGCAGTTGGCGAAGGTGAATTACGAGTGA
- a CDS encoding MnmC family methyltransferase produces MPHYSGPLLTRDSAQALQRAHDKGAGDWQGSLDLGRSEETVTLDAEGFQCRGQHYPWPGKLKDRTLYYWDGEEFAPISRYSGSLIKLVPTEWGAPTFEIDGIKMLPTSKLSPFEDARRKVELVAPAGKVILDTCGGLGYFAACALEAGVGQIRSFEKNADVMWLRTLNPWSPDPESVAAGGRLQFSHGDVSQQIEQVASNSVDAILHDPPRFGIAGELYSQVFYDHLARVIRKGGRLFHYTGAPNKLTSGRDVPREVAKRLEKAGFKAELALDGVLAVRR; encoded by the coding sequence GTGCCCCATTACTCCGGCCCCCTGCTCACCCGCGACAGCGCGCAGGCGCTGCAGCGCGCGCACGACAAGGGCGCGGGCGACTGGCAGGGCTCGCTGGACCTGGGCCGCAGCGAGGAAACCGTCACTCTGGATGCAGAGGGCTTCCAGTGCCGCGGCCAGCACTACCCCTGGCCGGGCAAGCTGAAGGACCGCACCCTGTACTACTGGGATGGCGAGGAGTTCGCGCCCATTTCCCGCTACAGCGGTTCGCTCATCAAGCTGGTGCCCACCGAATGGGGCGCGCCGACCTTCGAGATCGACGGCATCAAGATGCTGCCGACCTCCAAGCTATCGCCCTTCGAAGATGCGCGGCGCAAGGTGGAACTGGTGGCGCCGGCCGGCAAGGTCATCCTGGATACCTGCGGCGGGTTGGGCTACTTCGCCGCCTGTGCGCTGGAAGCCGGTGTCGGCCAGATCCGTTCGTTCGAAAAGAACGCCGACGTGATGTGGCTGCGCACGCTGAACCCGTGGTCGCCCGACCCGGAATCGGTCGCCGCAGGCGGGCGCCTGCAGTTCAGCCATGGCGACGTCTCGCAGCAGATCGAACAGGTGGCCAGCAACAGCGTCGATGCCATCCTGCACGATCCGCCGCGCTTCGGTATTGCCGGCGAACTGTATTCGCAGGTGTTCTACGACCACCTGGCCCGCGTCATCCGCAAGGGCGGCCGGCTGTTCCATTACACCGGCGCGCCGAACAAGCTCACCAGCGGCCGCGATGTGCCGCGTGAAGTGGCCAAACGCCTGGAAAAGGCCGGCTTCAAGGCCGAGCTGGCGCTGGATGGCGTGCTGGCCGTGCGCCGCTGA
- the dmeF gene encoding CDF family Co(II)/Ni(II) efflux transporter DmeF, whose translation MQLDALAAARRHDHRFDDGNPLAERNTRRALWLTVGMMLVEIVGGWWFNSMAVLADGWHMSSHALALGLSVFAYRCARRYAHDPRFAFGTWKIEILAGYTSAIALLGVAALMAVQSLQRLWVPAPIHYDEAIAIAAVGLGVNLLCAWWLHDSPGHAHHHHGHGHEHAHHHDHDHDHGHDHAHGHDLNLRSAYIHVLADAATSVLAIVALLGGKLWGVAWLDPVMGLVGAVLVTVWAIGLLRDSGRILLDAQMDAPVVAEVREVIEQGPWQARLADLHVWQVGRGKYAVAASVVTHDAALDADTLRAALGVHEELVHITLEIHRTA comes from the coding sequence ATGCAACTGGACGCCCTCGCCGCCGCACGCCGCCACGACCATCGCTTCGACGACGGCAACCCGCTGGCCGAACGCAACACCCGCCGCGCCCTGTGGCTGACCGTCGGCATGATGCTGGTGGAAATCGTCGGCGGCTGGTGGTTCAACTCCATGGCGGTACTGGCCGATGGATGGCATATGAGTTCACATGCGCTGGCGTTGGGCCTGTCGGTGTTCGCGTACCGCTGTGCGCGCCGCTATGCCCACGACCCGCGCTTCGCCTTCGGCACCTGGAAGATCGAGATCCTGGCCGGCTACACCAGTGCCATCGCCCTGCTGGGCGTGGCCGCCCTGATGGCGGTGCAATCGCTGCAGCGGCTGTGGGTACCGGCGCCCATCCACTACGACGAAGCCATTGCCATCGCTGCCGTGGGCCTGGGCGTGAACCTGCTGTGCGCGTGGTGGCTGCATGACAGCCCGGGCCATGCCCACCATCACCATGGTCACGGCCACGAACATGCGCATCACCACGATCACGATCACGATCACGGTCATGACCACGCGCACGGGCACGACCTGAACCTGCGCTCGGCCTACATCCACGTGCTGGCCGACGCGGCCACCTCGGTGCTGGCCATCGTCGCCCTGCTGGGCGGCAAGCTGTGGGGCGTAGCGTGGCTGGACCCGGTGATGGGCCTGGTGGGCGCAGTGCTGGTGACCGTGTGGGCCATCGGCCTGCTGCGGGATAGTGGACGCATCCTGCTGGATGCGCAGATGGATGCGCCGGTGGTGGCGGAAGTGCGCGAGGTCATCGAACAGGGGCCGTGGCAGGCGCGGCTGGCCGACCTGCATGTCTGGCAGGTGGGGCGTGGCAAGTACGCGGTGGCCGCCAGCGTGGTCACCCACGATGCCGCCCTGGACGCCGACACCCTGCGCGCAGCCTTGGGCGTGCACGAGGAGCTGGTACACATCACCCTGGAAATCCACCGCACCGCGTAA
- a CDS encoding metal-sensing transcriptional repressor, translating into MAHVHTQRKQLLARVRRIGGQVAALEQALDRPEGEPGDCAGVLVQVAAVRGAAHGLLMELLHEHLQEHVVAAEDPQQRAAEAEVLVELLRRYGK; encoded by the coding sequence ATGGCACATGTACACACACAGCGGAAACAGTTGCTGGCCCGGGTGCGCCGTATCGGCGGCCAGGTGGCGGCGTTGGAGCAGGCCCTGGATCGACCCGAGGGAGAGCCCGGCGATTGCGCCGGCGTGCTGGTGCAGGTGGCGGCCGTGCGCGGCGCCGCCCACGGCCTGCTGATGGAACTGCTGCACGAGCACCTGCAGGAACACGTGGTGGCCGCTGAAGACCCGCAGCAGCGCGCCGCCGAGGCCGAGGTGCTGGTGGAACTGCTGCGCCGCTACGGCAAGTAG
- a CDS encoding GTP-binding protein, whose amino-acid sequence MNPVSRADRRLPVTVLSGFLGAGKTTLLNQILRNREGLRVAVIVNDMSEVNIDAQLVRDGGAALRRTEETLVEFSNGCICCTLRDDLLQEVRRLADSGRYDYLLIESTGIGEPMPVAATFAVRDEHGFSLGDIARLDTMVTVVDGSAFLADFGSTLRLAERGQQAGPEDDRGVVDLLCEQVEFADVIVVSKVDQTDDDVLQDTLAVLRGLNREAKLLLSRFGDVPLTELLDTGRFDFERAQQAPGWVKELRGEHTPETEEYGIGSFVYRSRRPFHPGRFARALQQGMPGVIRSKGWFWLANRMDWVGELSSVGAATRTQAAGFWYAARERVRAGDEDTTPLLPPTPLPYSDLGWARQQADCWSAPLPGVEAFADDAEHAAMARLWHPLWGDRRQELVVIGVHMDERAVRATLDACLLNDQELRAGPLLWQQLPQAFPVWKR is encoded by the coding sequence ATGAACCCTGTTTCCCGCGCCGACCGCCGCCTGCCGGTCACCGTCCTGTCCGGCTTCCTGGGCGCTGGCAAGACCACTCTGCTCAACCAGATCCTGCGCAACCGCGAGGGCCTGCGGGTGGCGGTGATCGTGAACGACATGAGCGAGGTCAACATCGATGCGCAGCTGGTGCGCGACGGTGGGGCCGCGCTGCGCCGTACTGAAGAAACGCTGGTGGAATTCAGCAACGGCTGCATCTGCTGCACCCTGCGCGACGATCTGCTGCAGGAAGTGCGGCGCCTGGCCGACAGCGGTCGCTATGATTACCTGCTGATCGAATCGACCGGCATCGGCGAACCCATGCCGGTGGCGGCCACCTTCGCCGTGCGCGATGAACACGGCTTCAGTCTGGGCGACATCGCGCGCCTGGATACGATGGTGACCGTGGTGGATGGCAGCGCCTTCCTGGCCGACTTCGGTTCCACCCTGCGCCTGGCCGAGCGCGGCCAGCAGGCCGGCCCGGAGGATGACCGCGGCGTGGTGGACCTGCTGTGCGAGCAGGTGGAATTTGCCGATGTGATCGTGGTCAGCAAGGTGGACCAGACCGACGATGACGTGCTGCAGGACACGCTGGCCGTGCTGCGCGGCTTGAACCGCGAGGCGAAGCTGCTGCTGTCGCGCTTCGGCGATGTGCCGTTGACCGAACTGCTGGATACCGGCCGCTTCGATTTCGAGCGTGCGCAGCAGGCACCCGGCTGGGTGAAGGAGCTGCGTGGCGAGCACACGCCGGAAACCGAGGAATACGGCATCGGCAGCTTCGTCTACCGCTCGCGCCGGCCATTCCATCCGGGCCGCTTCGCACGCGCGCTGCAGCAGGGCATGCCGGGGGTGATCCGCAGCAAGGGCTGGTTCTGGCTGGCCAACCGCATGGACTGGGTGGGCGAACTGAGCAGCGTAGGGGCGGCTACCCGTACCCAGGCGGCCGGGTTCTGGTATGCGGCGCGCGAGCGTGTGCGTGCAGGCGACGAAGACACCACGCCGCTGCTGCCGCCCACGCCGCTGCCGTACAGCGACCTGGGCTGGGCGCGGCAGCAGGCCGATTGCTGGAGCGCACCGCTGCCTGGCGTAGAGGCGTTTGCGGATGACGCAGAGCATGCGGCCATGGCGCGGCTGTGGCACCCGCTATGGGGTGACCGCCGGCAGGAGCTGGTGGTGATTGGCGTGCACATGGACGAACGCGCGGTGCGCGCCACCTTGGATGCCTGCCTGTTGAACGATCAGGAACTGCGGGCCGGGCCGCTGCTGTGGCAGCAGTTGCCGCAGGCCTTTCCGGTGTGGAAGCGTTGA
- a CDS encoding ATP-binding cassette domain-containing protein, producing MTSHSLTLDRVSYRLADGRPLFSDLSFSFEPPATGLVGGNGVGKSVLARLLAGQLAPDSGQIRSSGRVFLLPTPGYPPRGTVGELAGVGKVLAALARIEAGSIDEQDFACVGDRWDLRERLQQQWQSMGLPDDLHVGQPAARLSGGQAMRVALSGAWASGADWLILDEPSNHLDAQHRRQLQAQLQQWRGGLLVISHDRDLLGHMQQIVELDAQGLHRYSGPWQHYAQARAAEREAAAAALDHARAQHRQQQRSAREQHERQQQRQARGARDARQANQAPILLGGQKQRAEASLGRARQIQEARLQASADQLRTAAAGVQAAPELALFAGASERGSARLLQAQDLVLPHGCTAPLQLPLRRGERIAVVGDNGTGKSTLLRVLAGQLATRAGQVQRHAPVALLDQQLLGLAGDRSILQTVQAANAGADPAELRTRLALLGLDAQRIQRPASSLSDGERVKGALASVLYADPVPQVLLLDEPGNALDLAALDALESLLAAWPGALMMVSHDAHLLQALQPTQILQVSADGWQWRDPQTGSDPFCNAKGL from the coding sequence ATGACTTCGCATTCCCTCACGCTTGATCGCGTGTCGTATCGGTTGGCCGATGGCCGTCCGTTGTTTTCCGATCTGTCCTTTTCCTTCGAACCGCCGGCCACCGGGCTGGTGGGCGGCAATGGCGTGGGCAAGAGCGTGCTGGCGCGCCTGCTCGCCGGCCAGTTAGCGCCCGACAGCGGCCAGATCCGCAGCAGCGGGCGTGTGTTCCTGCTGCCCACGCCCGGCTACCCGCCACGTGGCACCGTGGGCGAACTGGCAGGCGTCGGAAAGGTGCTGGCCGCCTTGGCCCGTATCGAAGCCGGCAGCATCGATGAGCAGGATTTCGCCTGCGTGGGCGACCGCTGGGACCTGCGCGAACGCCTGCAGCAGCAATGGCAGTCCATGGGCCTGCCCGATGATCTGCACGTTGGCCAGCCTGCCGCGCGGCTCAGTGGCGGCCAGGCCATGCGCGTCGCACTGTCCGGTGCGTGGGCCAGCGGCGCCGACTGGCTGATCCTGGACGAGCCCAGCAACCATCTGGACGCCCAGCATCGCCGCCAGCTGCAGGCGCAGCTGCAGCAATGGCGTGGCGGCCTGCTGGTCATCAGCCATGACCGCGATCTGCTGGGCCACATGCAGCAGATCGTGGAACTGGATGCGCAGGGTCTGCACCGCTACAGCGGACCGTGGCAGCACTATGCCCAGGCGCGTGCCGCCGAGCGCGAAGCGGCAGCCGCGGCGCTGGACCATGCCCGCGCGCAGCATCGCCAGCAACAGCGCAGCGCACGCGAACAGCACGAACGCCAACAGCAGCGCCAGGCCCGTGGCGCACGCGATGCCAGGCAGGCCAACCAGGCCCCCATCCTGCTGGGTGGGCAGAAGCAGCGTGCCGAAGCCAGCCTGGGCCGCGCGCGGCAGATCCAGGAGGCGCGCCTGCAGGCCAGCGCCGACCAGCTGCGCACGGCAGCAGCAGGCGTGCAGGCGGCTCCCGAACTGGCCCTGTTTGCTGGCGCAAGCGAGCGTGGCAGCGCGCGCCTGCTGCAGGCACAGGATCTCGTGCTGCCGCATGGATGCACCGCGCCGCTGCAGCTGCCGCTGCGCCGCGGCGAGCGCATCGCCGTGGTGGGCGACAACGGCACCGGTAAATCCACCTTGCTGCGTGTGCTGGCGGGACAGCTGGCGACGCGCGCCGGTCAGGTGCAGCGGCACGCACCGGTCGCGCTGCTGGACCAGCAGCTGCTGGGGCTGGCCGGTGATCGCAGCATCCTGCAGACCGTGCAGGCCGCCAACGCCGGTGCGGACCCGGCAGAGCTACGCACGCGCCTGGCCCTGCTGGGCCTGGATGCCCAGCGTATCCAGCGTCCGGCCAGCAGCCTGAGCGATGGCGAGCGGGTGAAGGGCGCCCTGGCCAGCGTGCTGTATGCCGATCCCGTGCCGCAGGTCCTGCTGCTGGACGAACCCGGCAACGCACTGGACCTGGCCGCGCTGGACGCGCTGGAATCGCTGCTGGCTGCATGGCCAGGCGCATTGATGATGGTCAGCCACGACGCACATCTGCTGCAGGCACTGCAGCCCACGCAGATACTGCAGGTAAGCGCCGATGGCTGGCAGTGGCGCGACCCACAGACGGGGTCAGATCCCTTTTGCAACGCAAAAGGGCTCTGA
- a CDS encoding LysR family transcriptional regulator, whose amino-acid sequence MSVLDNLANLQTFIHAAETRSFVETGRLQGISASAAGKCVARLEHALGVRLFHRSTRSITLTAEGQLFLARCRRILHERDAARTELAQQSASPSGTLRISLPLVGDLTLPLLADFMAAYPDIRLELDFSDRLVDVIEEGFDAVLRVGEPSDSRMNARRLGIFPRRVVASPAYLQRHGVPRTPTDMLQHRLLHYRFPSTGKLETWPVQWPDGEVAQELPVNMVANTIEARVAMALRDGGLAFVPVHSVRQALADGRLVTVLDEHVHSCGIFHLLWPSGRHVLPKLRAFIDFVSARLETVP is encoded by the coding sequence ATGTCCGTGCTCGACAATCTGGCCAACCTGCAGACCTTCATCCATGCCGCTGAAACCCGCAGCTTCGTGGAAACCGGTCGCCTGCAGGGCATTTCCGCATCGGCGGCGGGCAAATGCGTGGCCCGGCTGGAACACGCGCTGGGCGTGCGCCTGTTCCATCGCAGCACGCGCAGCATCACCCTCACCGCCGAAGGCCAGTTGTTCCTGGCGCGCTGCCGGCGGATCCTGCACGAACGCGATGCCGCCCGTACCGAACTGGCCCAGCAGAGCGCCTCGCCCAGCGGCACCCTGCGCATCAGCCTGCCGCTGGTCGGCGACCTGACTCTGCCGCTGCTGGCCGACTTCATGGCGGCCTACCCGGATATCCGCCTGGAACTGGATTTCAGTGACCGTCTGGTGGATGTGATCGAAGAGGGCTTCGATGCGGTGCTGCGCGTGGGCGAGCCCAGCGATTCACGCATGAACGCACGGCGCCTGGGCATATTCCCGCGCCGCGTGGTGGCCTCGCCGGCGTACCTGCAACGCCACGGTGTACCGCGCACGCCCACGGACATGCTGCAGCATCGCCTGCTGCACTATCGCTTCCCCAGTACCGGCAAGCTGGAAACCTGGCCGGTGCAGTGGCCCGACGGCGAAGTCGCGCAGGAACTGCCGGTGAACATGGTGGCCAACACCATTGAAGCGCGCGTGGCCATGGCATTGCGCGATGGTGGGCTGGCCTTCGTGCCCGTGCACTCCGTGCGCCAAGCGCTGGCCGACGGTCGCCTGGTCACCGTGCTCGACGAGCACGTGCATTCCTGCGGCATCTTCCACCTGCTGTGGCCGTCCGGCCGCCACGTACTGCCCAAGCTGCGCGCCTTCATCGACTTCGTCAGCGCCCGCCTGGAAACCGTACCGTAA
- a CDS encoding serine hydrolase domain-containing protein: protein MNALPTLAPDPVLPSVQRVLQQAHPGQIVGAVVLVRQHGAWRHASASGLADREQGLPMQRDQLFRLASVSKLLLTVVVLRLVQQGELDLDAPVQRWLPQFRPALASGETPDISLRQLLSHSSGLGYRFLEADAQGPYARAGVSDGMDASPITLAENVRRIGQVPLQFAPGTQWLYSLGVDVAGAVAEAATGQRLQALFEQHLARPLGLRDTGFSTAEGQRLAVPYVDDLPQPHRLGEGETVPVYADTVGIAYSPARATDATRFPSAGAGLVGSADDLMAVLEALRDVDHSQLLAPALAAQMVSLQVGRAGPPDPAGWGFGLGAAVLFDPAAAVTPQAMGTWRWGGAYGHSWFVDPQRGLSAVALTNTLYAGMHGPFVDALRDAIYADLDGAR from the coding sequence ATGAATGCACTCCCCACGTTGGCGCCGGACCCGGTGCTTCCTTCCGTGCAGCGCGTGCTGCAGCAGGCCCACCCCGGCCAGATCGTGGGGGCGGTGGTGCTGGTGCGCCAGCACGGTGCGTGGCGCCACGCCAGCGCCAGCGGGTTGGCCGACCGGGAACAGGGCCTGCCCATGCAGCGCGACCAGCTGTTCCGCTTGGCGTCGGTCAGCAAGCTGCTGCTGACCGTGGTGGTGCTGCGCCTGGTGCAGCAAGGCGAGCTGGATCTGGATGCGCCAGTGCAGCGCTGGCTGCCGCAGTTCCGCCCGGCATTGGCGAGCGGTGAAACGCCGGACATCAGCCTGCGCCAGCTGCTGAGCCACAGCAGCGGACTGGGCTACCGCTTCCTGGAAGCCGACGCGCAGGGGCCTTATGCGCGGGCGGGGGTGAGCGATGGCATGGATGCCAGCCCGATCACCCTGGCCGAGAACGTGCGGCGTATTGGCCAGGTGCCGCTGCAGTTCGCCCCCGGTACGCAATGGCTGTATTCGCTGGGCGTGGACGTGGCCGGTGCCGTGGCCGAGGCCGCCACCGGGCAGCGCCTGCAGGCATTGTTCGAGCAGCATCTGGCGCGGCCATTGGGGCTGCGCGATACCGGTTTTTCCACCGCCGAAGGGCAACGCCTGGCCGTGCCCTATGTGGATGATCTGCCGCAGCCGCACCGGCTGGGCGAAGGCGAGACAGTGCCGGTCTACGCCGACACCGTGGGCATTGCCTACAGCCCGGCGCGCGCCACCGATGCCACGCGTTTTCCTTCGGCCGGCGCGGGCCTGGTGGGCAGCGCCGACGATCTGATGGCGGTGCTGGAGGCGCTGCGCGATGTCGATCATTCGCAGCTGCTGGCGCCGGCGTTGGCCGCGCAGATGGTCAGCCTGCAGGTCGGCCGTGCCGGGCCTCCCGATCCGGCAGGTTGGGGCTTCGGTCTGGGCGCGGCGGTGTTGTTTGACCCCGCTGCCGCCGTTACGCCGCAGGCCATGGGCACCTGGCGCTGGGGCGGTGCTTACGGCCACAGTTGGTTTGTCGATCCGCAGCGGGGCCTGAGCGCGGTGGCGCTGACCAACACGCTGTATGCCGGCATGCACGGGCCGTTCGTGGATGCGCTGCGCGATGCGATCTATGCCGACCTGGACGGTGCGCGATGA